One genomic window of Struthio camelus isolate bStrCam1 chromosome 1, bStrCam1.hap1, whole genome shotgun sequence includes the following:
- the LOC104147323 gene encoding uncharacterized protein isoform X1: protein MAGLAGAGRAAAAVADEPRGQGVTFVVGVRGAAATAVRYLKEHLVRTLFQLAARLTEAAFNVIAFSSKVLKWCDCLVKCSLCSVTEAAAWIRSLQFENGTDAASGLAVAFEDPACEEVYLFTNMLPEQESEQICQILVENKLHPVHVVCLWGDSDGYEKGKQQTMEKVARQSGGSFQVIRLPHVASEKISSTSISRVQCCHTTNKDSCGSLLSGCPATDFPVFMWRPDFLCMPLISSAEGSLIHSSPKASNFMRGARVLARRETDGYYYRGHIVKEVKGSGERFLIEFDKSRTLKGKVQLRMQETPLYDILHYEDARQQPLAPGDRVLAPWEAKAERFGPGTVLMVMEDKETRLAHNRRGVLVNFWNGQTKEVTSDQVLRIPLPLSERIILELQMPLAARQMVIASSSDYPYVVAPGYRASGCCRQDHSYLDYWPGGLYSIQPCVKCSYRCISLPHCCLAAWAPTQPTRSNVQQEDALIPGTNLTKEELSRKIEKQLSEVKISISESVSRKEEKKEEKRLKTENVPKDVQSCMEEDNEVIEPKKHPQREMAHTMVNTAVNTDSWLMESVHKEEAHSRQQKDNTEAHLKHDHGLFECRVAETAIQHSQRSPSRTSALGPFRHQRFFDRVDQSLKTHSLTIKSALRVQRPHSISNMQAKRSTNLLNLVKEKGVTKSILKSASELKRKEMDFNEVKMEHKRHQEEQRQLKREQQQKADGVRRQLLRDNQRQRLLQRTLQVLEKQQEQKDRASQRMALLQAAMAERSRKESSLLEEEKRKDLLRSRIQSRQEMWEQESQEQDRQQKQHQAAKRRAFQNRDRSHQKMEEEGQKHCDRQQYLRDQNLLTLRASLLE, encoded by the exons ATGGCGGGGCTCGCtggcgccggccgcgccgcggcggcggtggcggacGAGCCCCGGGGGCAGGGCGTCACCTTTGTGGTCGGCGTGCGGGGAGCCGCGGCCACCGCGGTCCGGTACCTGAAGGAGCACCTCGTACGGACTCTCTTCCAGCTGGCCGCCAGGCTCACCGAGGCCGCGTTCAATGTCATAGCGTTTTCCAGCAAG gTATTAAAATGGTGCGACTGCTTGGTCAAATGTTCACTCTGCAGTGTCACTGAAGCTGCAGCCTGGATTCGATCCCTGCAGTTTGAGAATGGCACAGATGCTGCAAGTGGCTTGGCTGTGGCATTTGAAGACCCAGCCTGCGAGGAAGTGTATCTGTTCACCAACATGCTCCCAGAGCAAGAGTCAGAGCAAATCTGTCAAATTCTTGTGGAGAACAAGTTGCATCCAGTACATGTCGTATGCCTTTGGGGAGATTCAGATGGTTATGAAAAAGGCAAGCAACAAACAATGGAAAAAGTAGCCAGACAGTCTGGGGGATCCTTTCAAGTCATCAGGCTCCCTCATGTTGCTTCTGAGAAG aTAAGCTCCACATCCATCTCGCGTGTCCAGTGTTGTCACACCACTAATAAAGATTCCTGTGGCTCTTTGCTGTCAGGATGTCCAGCAACAGA ctttcctgtTTTCATGTGGCGCCCAGATTTCCTTTGTATGCCCTTGATATCCTCAGCAGAAGGAAGTTTAATCCATTCATCCCCAAAGGCTTCTAATTTCATGAGGGGGGCCCGTGTGCTGGCCAGGAGAGAAACTGATGGCTATTACTACCGAGGCCACATTGTGAAAGAGGTGAAG GGCTCCGGGGAACGCTTTCTAATTGAATTTGACAAAAGTCGCACGCTGAAAGGCAAGGTACAGCTTCGCATGCAGGAAACGCCTCTGTATGACATTCTTCACTATGAAGATGCCAGGCAACAGCCACTTGCTCCAGGAGACAGGGTCTTGGCACCATGGGAGGCTAAAGCTGAGCGCTTTGGCCCAGGCACTGTGTTAATGGTTATGGAGGACAAGGAGACACGTTTAG CACACAACAGAAGGGGAGTGCTTGTGAATTTCTGGAACGGGCAGACTAAGGAGGTAACTTCTGACCAAGTTCTGCGGATCCCTCTGCCCTTAAGTGAACGCATCATCCTAGAACTGCAAATGCCTTTAGCAGCCAGGCAGATGGTGATAGCTTCAAGCTCAGATTATCCATACGTTGTGGCACCGGGTTACAGAGCCTCAGGCTGTTGCAGACAGGATCATTCGTACCTGGACTACTGGCCAGGGGGTCTGTATTCGATTCAGCCGTGTGTCAAGTGCAGCTATAGGTGTATCTCACTTCCCCACTGCTGCCTTGCAGCCTGGGCACCAACACAGCCTACAAGGAGCAATGTACAACAAGAAGATGCCCTCATCCCGGGAACAAACTTGACTAAAGAAGAGCTgagcagaaaaatagaaaagcagctGTCTGAAGTGAAGATCTCCATTTCAGAAAGTGTttccagaaaggaagagaaaaaagaagagaagagattgAAGACTGAAAATGTGCCAAAAGATGTTCAGTCTTGCATGGAAGAGGACAATGAGGTTATAGAACCTAAGAAG CATCCTCAGAGGGAGATGGCTCATACTATGGTCAATACTGCTGTCAATACAGACAGCTGGTTAATGGAGTCAGTACACAAGGAAGAAGCACACAGCAGACAGCAGAAAGACAATACTGAGGCTCATCTTAAACACGATCATG GTCTCTTTGAGTGCAGAGTGGCAGAAACTGCAATCCAGCATTCTCAGAGGAGCCCTTCGAGAACTAGTGCTTTGGGTCCTTTCAGGCACCAAAGATTCTTTGACCGAGTAGATCAATCACTAAAGACACACAGCCTGACCATCAAATCAGCTCTACGTGTGCAGAGACCACACAGTATCTCCAATATGCAGGCTAAGAGATCCACAAATCTTCTAAATCTTGTAAAAGAGAAGGGCGTTACA aAATCAATCCTTAAGAGTGCATCTGAATTAAAACGGAAAGAGATGGATTTTAATGAAGTCAAGATGGAGCACAAAAGGCACCAAGAGGAacagaggcagctgaagagggagcagcagcaaaaggcAGATGGTGTCCGACGCCAGCTGCTCAGGGACAACCAGAG GCAGCGATTGCTTCAGAGAACATTGCAAGTGTTGGAGAAACAGCAAGAGCAAAAAGACAGAGCTTCCCAGCGCATGGCACTGCTCCAAGCTGCCAtggcagagagaagcaggaaggaatCGTCCTTgctagaggaggagaagagaaag
- the NDUFB2 gene encoding NADH dehydrogenase [ubiquinone] 1 beta subcomplex subunit 2, mitochondrial, with the protein MLAALGRSAAARLLRAGVSGGGGGGATGLRHAGGEVHIEPRYRQFPQLTRAQVIRGEMLSGFMWFWILWHFWHSSDMVLGHFPYPDPAAWTDEELGIPPDDAE; encoded by the exons ATGCTGGCGGCGCTggggcgctcggcggcggcgcggctcctCCGGGCCGGggtcagcggcggcggcggcggcggcgcgaccGGGCTGCGGCA CGCGGGCGGCGAGGTGCACATCGAGCCGCGGTACCGGCAGTTCCCGCAGCTGACGCGGGCGCAGGTGATCCGGGGCGAGATGCTGTCGGGCTTCATGTGGTTCTGGATCCTGTGGCACTTCTGGCACAGCTCGGACATGGTGCTG GGTCACTTCCCCTACCCCGACCCCGCGGCCTGGACGGACGAGGAGCTGGGCATCCCCCCCGACGACGCGGAGTAg